The Enterobacter asburiae genome window below encodes:
- the tusB gene encoding sulfurtransferase complex subunit TusB, whose translation MLHTLSHSPWQCDTDALLSMLREGDDLLLIQDGVLAALEGSRFVEILTNAPITVSALKDDLDARGLSGQISAKIDVVGYTDFVNLTVTHASQMNW comes from the coding sequence ATGCTCCATACTCTGAGCCATTCACCATGGCAATGTGATACCGACGCGTTACTGAGTATGCTGCGCGAAGGTGATGATCTGCTGCTGATTCAGGATGGCGTGCTTGCCGCACTGGAAGGCAGTCGTTTCGTTGAAATCCTCACGAATGCCCCCATAACAGTCTCTGCGCTGAAGGACGATCTGGATGCGCGGGGTCTTTCTGGTCAAATTTCAGCCAAAATTGACGTGGTTGGCTATACTGATTTCGTCAATCTTACTGTGACGCACGCCAGTCAAATGAACTGGTGA
- the rpsL gene encoding 30S ribosomal protein S12 codes for MATVNQLVRKPRARKVAKSNVPALEACPQKRGVCTRVYTTTPKKPNSALRKVCRVRLTNGFEVTSYIGGEGHNLQEHSVILIRGGRVKDLPGVRYHTVRGALDCSGVKDRKQARSKYGVKRPKA; via the coding sequence ATGGCAACAGTTAACCAGCTGGTACGCAAACCACGCGCACGCAAAGTTGCAAAGAGCAACGTGCCTGCGCTGGAAGCCTGCCCGCAGAAACGTGGTGTATGTACTCGTGTATATACCACCACTCCTAAAAAACCAAACTCCGCACTGCGTAAAGTATGCCGTGTGCGTTTGACTAACGGTTTCGAAGTGACTTCCTACATCGGTGGTGAAGGTCACAACCTGCAGGAGCACTCCGTGATCCTGATCCGTGGCGGTCGTGTTAAAGACCTTCCGGGTGTTCGTTACCACACCGTTCGTGGTGCGCTCGACTGCTCAGGTGTTAAAGACCGTAAGCAGGCTCGCTCCAAGTACGGCGTGAAGCGTCCTAAGGCTTAA